The proteins below come from a single Halothiobacillus neapolitanus c2 genomic window:
- a CDS encoding glycine zipper 2TM domain-containing protein, translating to MHLIKKIALSAVAGALVLNMAGCAGMTQRDQNTAIGAGVGAVGGSVLTGGSALGTVGGAAVGGVIGNRVQ from the coding sequence ATGCACCTCATTAAAAAAATCGCTTTATCTGCCGTCGCTGGCGCACTGGTGCTCAACATGGCCGGTTGTGCGGGTATGACTCAGCGTGATCAAAACACGGCCATTGGTGCCGGCGTTGGCGCGGTCGGTGGCTCTGTGCTCACCGGTGGCAGCGCACTGGGCACGGTGGGTGGCGCGGCCGTGGGCGGCGTGATTGGCAACCGGGTTCAATAA
- a CDS encoding 2-hydroxyacid dehydrogenase, whose translation MRVAVFSSKPYDKESLTRANAAFGHELQFFEAALNLQTCSLAENAEAVCVFVHDQIDAHLLRCLAGRGVKVVALRYAGFNNVDLPAAREVGIDVVRVPAYSPYAVAEHAVAMMLTLNRHTHRAYNRVREGNFALNGLLGFDMNGKTVGIVGTGRIGTVLARIMLGFGCTVLAYDLYPNDECKALGVRYVSLDELLPQSDIISLHCPLSEETRHLIDSKAIGKMKRGAMLINTGRGALIDTRAVIAALKRGHIGALGLDVYEQEENLFFEDHSEEIIQDDVLERLMTFPNVLVTAHQGFFTREAIDAIAETTLNNLKQVEAGEPCPNRL comes from the coding sequence ATGCGTGTTGCCGTGTTCAGTAGCAAACCCTACGATAAGGAAAGTCTGACCCGAGCCAATGCGGCTTTCGGGCATGAACTGCAATTCTTTGAAGCGGCACTAAATCTCCAAACATGCAGCCTGGCAGAAAATGCCGAGGCCGTCTGTGTGTTTGTGCACGATCAGATCGACGCGCATCTGCTGCGCTGTCTGGCGGGGCGGGGCGTCAAGGTCGTTGCCCTGCGTTATGCCGGCTTCAACAACGTCGATCTGCCAGCCGCGCGTGAAGTGGGCATTGATGTGGTGCGGGTGCCGGCGTACTCACCTTATGCCGTGGCCGAGCATGCGGTGGCGATGATGCTGACGCTCAACCGCCATACCCATCGGGCCTATAACCGGGTGCGCGAAGGCAATTTCGCGCTCAATGGCCTGCTCGGGTTCGATATGAACGGCAAGACGGTCGGCATCGTTGGCACCGGGCGCATCGGCACCGTACTGGCCCGCATCATGCTCGGCTTCGGCTGCACCGTGCTTGCATACGATCTGTATCCGAACGATGAATGCAAGGCGCTGGGCGTGCGGTATGTCTCGCTGGATGAACTACTGCCGCAAAGCGACATCATCAGCCTGCACTGCCCGCTCAGTGAGGAAACACGCCACCTCATCGATTCGAAGGCGATCGGCAAGATGAAGCGCGGTGCCATGCTGATCAATACGGGTCGCGGGGCTTTGATCGACACCCGTGCAGTGATCGCAGCGCTCAAGCGCGGCCACATCGGGGCGTTGGGCCTGGATGTGTACGAACAGGAAGAAAATCTGTTCTTCGAAGATCACTCCGAGGAGATCATTCAGGATGATGTGCTTGAACGCCTGATGACCTTCCCCAATGTACTGGTTACCGCCCATCAGGGTTTTTTCACCCGAGAGGCGATCGACGCCATTGCCGAGACCACGCTGAATAATCTCAAGCAGGTTGAAGCGGGTGAGCCCTGCCCGAATCGCCTGTAA
- a CDS encoding CsbD family protein translates to MSLPTSTEQLKGQWKQHVGAAKVAWGKLTEDEFLQLEGQQDKLTGLIQERYAISRDEAHKQVKDFMDKHNF, encoded by the coding sequence ATGAGCTTACCAACCAGTACAGAGCAATTAAAAGGCCAATGGAAGCAACACGTCGGCGCCGCGAAAGTGGCATGGGGCAAGTTGACGGAAGATGAGTTTTTACAACTCGAAGGTCAACAAGACAAACTGACCGGGCTAATCCAAGAGCGTTATGCCATCAGCCGTGATGAGGCGCATAAACAAGTCAAAGATTTTATGGATAAGCATAATTTCTAA
- a CDS encoding outer membrane beta-barrel protein, whose translation MKLRKVKSSQITATLSLLVIAMMAGPMAAADDSGWYIGANAGQSRATIDNDRITRNLLGSGFTTNALTNDDRSIGYKLYGGYQFNRYFALEGGYFNLGKFGYTAYTTPQGTLTGEIKLQGVNLDVVGLWPITDKFSLFGRVGVNYAKAQDQFVGTGAVLVTNPSPSARDTNYKFGVGVQYALTESLDVRAEVERYRINDAVGNKGDIDLISAGLVYRFGQKAREPALAPAPLAAIATPAPVVERHAPKKVTLSADSLFDFNKSVVKPAGKRALDQLARDLNGTDYDQIMVIGHTDRIGSHAYNLKLSTRRAEAVKDYLISSGQIPAHKISAKGVDGADPVTKPGDCVGSKATPALIACLQPDRRVEVDVSGTK comes from the coding sequence ATGAAACTAAGAAAAGTTAAAAGCAGCCAAATAACGGCTACTTTGAGTTTATTGGTCATCGCCATGATGGCAGGCCCGATGGCCGCGGCAGATGATTCTGGCTGGTACATTGGCGCCAATGCAGGGCAATCGCGCGCGACGATCGATAATGACCGCATCACGCGCAATCTTTTGGGCTCGGGCTTCACCACAAACGCCCTCACCAATGATGATCGCAGCATCGGCTACAAGTTGTACGGGGGTTATCAGTTCAATCGCTATTTCGCCCTGGAAGGTGGCTACTTTAATTTGGGTAAATTTGGTTATACGGCCTACACCACACCACAAGGCACTTTAACCGGCGAGATCAAACTCCAAGGGGTGAACTTGGATGTGGTGGGATTGTGGCCCATTACCGACAAGTTTTCGCTATTTGGCCGAGTCGGTGTGAACTATGCCAAGGCGCAGGATCAATTTGTCGGCACCGGTGCCGTGCTGGTGACCAACCCAAGCCCCAGCGCGCGCGATACCAATTACAAGTTTGGCGTGGGGGTGCAATACGCCCTGACCGAATCATTGGATGTGCGCGCTGAAGTCGAACGCTATCGGATTAACGACGCGGTCGGCAATAAAGGGGATATTGATTTAATCTCGGCGGGCCTGGTCTATCGTTTTGGCCAGAAAGCCCGCGAGCCGGCTTTGGCACCCGCCCCGCTTGCCGCTATTGCAACGCCAGCCCCTGTGGTTGAACGACACGCGCCCAAGAAAGTGACGCTCAGTGCCGATTCGCTGTTTGATTTCAATAAATCGGTTGTAAAACCAGCAGGTAAGCGGGCGCTTGATCAATTGGCTCGCGATTTAAATGGTACTGATTATGATCAAATCATGGTCATCGGCCACACGGATCGAATTGGCTCCCATGCTTATAATTTGAAGCTTTCAACCCGTCGCGCCGAAGCGGTCAAAGATTATCTGATTAGCTCCGGGCAAATCCCTGCCCATAAAATCAGCGCCAAAGGCGTTGATGGTGCGGATCCCGTGACCAAACCAGGCGATTGCGTGGGCTCAAAAGCCACCCCTGCGCTCATTGCCTGCTTACAACCCGATCGTCGGGTTGAAGTGGATGTTTCAGGTACGAAATAA
- the tnpB gene encoding IS66 family insertion sequence element accessory protein TnpB (TnpB, as the term is used for proteins encoded by IS66 family insertion elements, is considered an accessory protein, since TnpC, encoded by a neighboring gene, is a DDE family transposase.) produces the protein MIRPEQVFLIVEPVDMRWGIERLSQQVQSLLHRSPCDGTAYGFTNRARSRLKLLIWDGTGVWLCQRRLHRGHFYWPKPGDDRFIMSAEHWQWLTTGVDWQRLCAKPQAHWQV, from the coding sequence ATGATTCGCCCCGAACAGGTGTTCCTGATCGTGGAACCGGTGGATATGCGCTGGGGTATTGAACGCCTGTCGCAACAGGTGCAATCCCTGCTGCACCGGTCCCCTTGTGATGGTACCGCTTATGGGTTTACCAACCGCGCCCGATCCCGACTCAAACTTCTGATCTGGGATGGCACGGGGGTGTGGCTCTGTCAGCGCCGGTTGCACCGGGGGCATTTTTATTGGCCAAAGCCCGGGGATGATCGGTTTATCATGAGTGCCGAACACTGGCAGTGGCTGACCACCGGGGTTGACTGGCAGAGGCTCTGCGCCAAGCCACAGGCCCACTGGCAAGTGTGA
- a CDS encoding BON domain-containing protein: MIKSHTILRSSVLAIAITLALGSLTGVANAEDTVTQNMTDVRQETQIWTTYALSPYLRANDLRVSVQNGKATLTGTVDDGVTKDLATQIALGVDGIKDVDNQIVVNADFVPPAQSTTRSYGEAIDDASITAAIKAKLLWSKYASGLTTSVETKAGRVTLSGTATSKQAKEAAQNLAMNTQGVLSVNNQIKVEAPKPSLGDKAKSALSDAGTAISDAWITTKVNSTFLYSSNVHSGAISVATKDGVVKLTGKTQTGAERALAIELAQNVQGVKRVDAKALTHN, encoded by the coding sequence ATGATTAAATCACACACGATTTTACGCTCATCTGTGTTGGCTATCGCTATAACATTGGCTTTAGGCTCATTAACAGGGGTGGCGAATGCCGAAGATACCGTAACCCAAAATATGACCGATGTTCGCCAAGAAACCCAAATTTGGACAACCTATGCGTTAAGCCCGTATTTAAGGGCTAACGATTTACGCGTATCCGTTCAAAATGGCAAAGCCACATTAACCGGTACGGTGGATGACGGCGTAACCAAAGACCTCGCCACGCAAATTGCACTCGGGGTTGATGGCATTAAAGATGTCGATAACCAAATTGTAGTGAATGCCGATTTTGTGCCTCCGGCTCAGTCTACAACCCGCAGCTATGGCGAGGCTATTGATGATGCCTCCATCACAGCGGCGATTAAAGCCAAATTATTATGGAGCAAATATGCCAGCGGTTTGACCACGAGTGTTGAAACCAAGGCGGGTAGGGTGACCCTAAGCGGCACAGCAACCAGCAAACAGGCGAAAGAGGCCGCGCAAAACTTGGCCATGAATACGCAGGGCGTGCTGTCGGTTAATAATCAAATCAAGGTTGAAGCGCCCAAGCCGTCGCTGGGCGACAAAGCCAAAAGCGCGTTGAGCGATGCAGGCACCGCAATTTCGGATGCGTGGATTACAACCAAAGTAAACTCCACTTTTTTATATTCCAGCAATGTGCACAGCGGTGCTATTTCGGTTGCTACTAAAGATGGCGTAGTAAAACTCACCGGCAAAACACAAACGGGAGCCGAACGCGCATTGGCCATTGAACTCGCCCAAAACGTGCAAGGCGTTAAACGGGTAGACGCCAAGGCGCTGACCCACAATTAA
- the nadC gene encoding carboxylating nicotinate-nucleotide diphosphorylase, whose protein sequence is MIDSQQIADDVTRALTEDIGGGDVSARLVPAEQMMQGRIVARESCVLAGTAWAETAFRRVSNRSLVQWLYCDGDPVPADSVICTLDGPARALLTAERTALNFLQTLSGTATITRAYVDAISGTSARILDTRKTIPGLRMAQKYAVTCGGGFNHRLGLYDMVLLKENHIMAAGSITAAVQASRAINPDVPLEVEVETLDQLEEALAAGVDRILLDNFDLAGLRAAVAANKGRAKLEASGNVDLSTVRDVALTGVDFISTGAITKHVQAIDLSLRFTPSSDYLIVP, encoded by the coding sequence ATGATTGATTCCCAGCAGATTGCCGACGATGTAACGCGCGCGCTAACCGAAGATATAGGCGGCGGGGATGTCTCCGCGCGGCTCGTTCCGGCCGAACAGATGATGCAGGGGCGGATCGTGGCGCGGGAATCGTGCGTGTTGGCCGGCACAGCCTGGGCGGAAACCGCGTTCCGCCGTGTATCGAACCGCTCACTGGTTCAGTGGTTGTACTGTGATGGCGATCCCGTTCCGGCAGATAGTGTCATCTGCACGCTCGATGGACCGGCACGCGCGCTGCTGACGGCCGAGCGCACGGCCTTGAACTTTCTGCAAACCTTAAGCGGCACGGCGACGATCACCCGTGCCTATGTCGATGCCATCAGCGGGACATCGGCACGCATTCTCGACACCCGCAAGACGATCCCCGGTTTGCGCATGGCGCAGAAATACGCCGTTACCTGTGGTGGGGGCTTCAACCATCGCTTGGGGTTGTATGACATGGTCTTGCTCAAGGAAAACCACATCATGGCGGCGGGGTCGATCACGGCAGCAGTGCAGGCGAGTCGGGCCATCAACCCGGATGTTCCGCTTGAGGTAGAAGTTGAAACCCTCGATCAGCTCGAAGAAGCATTGGCGGCGGGCGTTGACCGGATTCTGCTGGATAATTTCGATCTGGCCGGATTGCGCGCCGCCGTGGCGGCGAACAAGGGTCGGGCCAAACTCGAAGCTTCAGGCAATGTGGATTTGTCCACTGTTCGGGACGTTGCCCTGACCGGTGTGGATTTCATTTCGACCGGCGCCATCACCAAGCACGTTCAGGCCATCGACCTGTCGCTTCGTTTCACCCCTTCGTCCGACTACCTGATCGTGCCCTGA
- a CDS encoding Crp/Fnr family transcriptional regulator, with amino-acid sequence MPNLLAKKSDPCQNRLLNAFPKVVYERLYPNLELVPLVLGQVLYESGDTQQYVYFPTDAIVSLLYVMENGASAEIAVVGNEGLVGISLFMGGDSVTNRAVVQSAGFGYRLCGKKIKEEFHRHGDLLELVLRYTQSLFTQMAQTAVCNRHHSIVQQLCRWLLLSMDRLNGNELVMTQELIANMLGVRREGVTEAAGKLQKLGIIEYQRGHITILNRKKLEQQSCECYAVVKKETDRLLPYSVANQAACAGRIQPD; translated from the coding sequence ATGCCTAACCTTCTAGCTAAAAAGAGCGATCCTTGCCAAAACCGCTTGCTGAATGCATTTCCAAAAGTGGTCTATGAGCGCTTATACCCCAATTTAGAGTTAGTCCCGCTGGTATTGGGGCAAGTGCTCTATGAATCAGGCGATACCCAGCAATATGTTTATTTTCCGACCGACGCGATCGTTTCGTTGTTGTATGTGATGGAAAATGGCGCTTCAGCCGAGATTGCCGTGGTGGGTAATGAGGGGTTGGTGGGTATTTCTTTATTTATGGGTGGCGATAGCGTCACTAATCGCGCCGTGGTGCAAAGTGCGGGTTTTGGCTACCGGCTTTGCGGTAAAAAAATCAAAGAAGAATTTCATCGACATGGGGATTTGCTCGAATTGGTGCTGCGGTATACGCAATCGTTATTCACCCAGATGGCGCAAACAGCCGTATGCAACCGCCACCACTCGATTGTTCAGCAATTATGCCGGTGGTTATTGCTTTCGATGGATCGGCTCAATGGCAATGAACTTGTCATGACGCAAGAATTAATCGCCAATATGCTCGGTGTGCGCCGTGAAGGCGTGACCGAAGCGGCGGGCAAGCTACAAAAGCTCGGTATTATTGAATACCAGCGCGGGCACATCACTATTTTGAATCGCAAAAAGTTAGAGCAACAAAGTTGTGAGTGCTATGCAGTAGTAAAAAAGGAAACTGATCGGCTATTGCCCTATTCAGTCGCTAATCAGGCAGCATGCGCGGGTCGCATACAGCCTGATTGA
- the tnpA gene encoding IS66-like element accessory protein TnpA, protein MNPTPSARQRRYHPAEFKAQLITLCQQPGASVAGVALAHGVNANLLRRWIRQQAGSMPRSVPTLVPIELAAPVAVPTDDALSLEINTSSARVTIHCPASRVDACARLLGRWLK, encoded by the coding sequence ATGAACCCGACACCATCTGCTCGCCAGCGGCGCTACCATCCTGCTGAATTCAAGGCTCAACTGATTACCCTATGTCAGCAACCCGGTGCATCGGTTGCCGGTGTGGCACTGGCGCACGGGGTGAATGCCAACCTGTTGCGTCGCTGGATTCGTCAACAGGCAGGCTCGATGCCCCGATCAGTACCGACTCTGGTGCCGATTGAGCTTGCCGCACCGGTCGCTGTGCCAACCGACGATGCTTTGAGTCTTGAGATTAACACGAGCTCGGCTCGTGTCACGATCCACTGCCCGGCATCCCGTGTAGATGCCTGTGCCCGCCTGCTCGGGCGGTGGCTCAAATGA
- a CDS encoding lmo0937 family membrane protein — MLETIAVVLLILWALGLVTSYTMGGFIHILLIFAIIVILVRVIQGRRI; from the coding sequence ATGCTTGAAACAATTGCGGTTGTGCTCTTGATTCTTTGGGCGCTGGGATTGGTTACCTCGTACACCATGGGCGGGTTTATCCATATTTTATTGATTTTTGCGATTATCGTAATTTTGGTGCGGGTTATTCAGGGACGCAGAATATAA
- the phoB gene encoding phosphate regulon transcriptional regulator PhoB, whose amino-acid sequence MARKTILIVEDEKPIREMVTFALGRAGYDLIEASDVSEAFEQLSHKLPDLVLLDWMLPGASGIEFARRMKRDEITRDVPIVMLTARGEEEDKVSGLEAGADDYITKPFSPRELMARIKAVLRRASPDSEGGVIEVAGLRLDPESHRVTGGSVDIEVGPTEFRLLTFFMTHPERVFSRTQLLDRIWGRNAYVEERTVDVHILRLRKALVPSGFDALIQTVRGVGYRLSSKA is encoded by the coding sequence ATGGCACGCAAAACAATTTTGATCGTTGAAGACGAGAAACCCATTCGGGAGATGGTGACGTTCGCCCTCGGGCGCGCGGGCTACGATCTGATCGAAGCGAGCGATGTTTCCGAAGCGTTCGAACAACTCTCGCACAAACTACCGGATCTGGTCTTGCTGGACTGGATGCTTCCGGGTGCCAGCGGCATCGAGTTCGCCCGGCGCATGAAACGCGACGAAATCACTCGAGACGTACCGATCGTCATGTTGACCGCGCGCGGCGAGGAAGAAGACAAGGTCAGCGGCCTCGAAGCCGGTGCCGATGACTACATCACCAAACCCTTTTCACCTCGGGAATTGATGGCGCGCATCAAGGCTGTTCTGCGTCGCGCATCACCCGATAGCGAAGGTGGCGTGATCGAAGTGGCGGGCTTGCGGCTTGATCCGGAAAGCCATCGGGTGACGGGCGGCAGTGTCGATATCGAAGTTGGCCCGACCGAATTTCGTCTTCTGACCTTCTTCATGACGCACCCGGAGCGCGTGTTCAGCCGGACGCAATTGCTCGACCGCATCTGGGGCCGCAACGCCTATGTGGAAGAGCGTACCGTCGATGTCCACATCCTGCGGCTGCGCAAGGCCCTGGTGCCCAGCGGGTTCGATGCCCTGATTCAAACGGTACGTGGCGTCGGCTACCGGCTATCCAGCAAAGCCTGA
- the murI gene encoding glutamate racemase — translation MKTTNLTSSILSPSAPIGIFDSGVGGLSVYQAVRHALPAEDIIYIADSGHAPYGDRSSDFITERAVAMTGFLVAAGAKAVVVACNTATVIAVAQLRRQFSIPIIALEPAIKPAIEHSRSGTIGVLATRKTIESPAVERLCRIHGANTRVLLQPCPGFVEQVERGEMEHPKTYELIRRYVEPLLASGADTLVLGCTHYVYLAQQIRAIVGPDVTILDSSAAVARQVGRRIGSSSVAASDGRITEDQFFTTAASTDHARTVMSTLLGRAVDVRSAQSTSTAWSCTHAAVP, via the coding sequence GTGAAAACAACTAATCTCACCTCCTCGATTCTCAGCCCCTCGGCGCCCATCGGCATTTTCGACTCGGGTGTGGGCGGCCTTTCTGTTTATCAGGCGGTTCGCCATGCGCTCCCTGCGGAAGACATTATCTACATTGCCGATTCAGGCCATGCACCGTATGGAGATCGCTCATCCGACTTCATCACAGAACGCGCGGTTGCCATGACCGGGTTTCTTGTCGCCGCGGGGGCAAAGGCCGTGGTTGTCGCCTGCAATACGGCGACGGTCATCGCCGTGGCGCAACTGCGCAGGCAATTCTCGATTCCCATCATCGCGCTGGAACCGGCGATCAAACCCGCGATAGAACATTCCCGGTCGGGAACCATCGGCGTGCTCGCCACCCGCAAAACGATCGAGAGCCCGGCCGTAGAGCGCTTGTGCCGCATACACGGGGCCAACACGCGCGTGCTTCTTCAACCGTGCCCCGGGTTTGTGGAGCAGGTCGAGCGGGGGGAAATGGAACATCCGAAGACTTACGAACTCATTCGTCGCTACGTCGAACCGCTGCTCGCGTCCGGGGCGGACACGCTGGTGCTGGGATGCACGCACTATGTGTATCTGGCTCAGCAGATCAGAGCCATCGTTGGGCCGGATGTGACCATACTGGATTCGTCGGCCGCCGTAGCCAGACAGGTCGGGCGGCGCATCGGCTCATCCAGCGTCGCCGCATCGGACGGTCGGATCACCGAGGATCAGTTCTTCACCACCGCAGCATCGACAGATCATGCGCGCACGGTCATGTCCACACTACTGGGGCGTGCAGTCGATGTACGGTCTGCCCAAAGCACAAGCACCGCCTGGTCTTGTACACACGCGGCGGTTCCCTAG
- a CDS encoding Ig-like domain-containing protein: protein MKKFERFYKPLPWLSALALTALLAGCGGGGQAPILGAGGAVQAPAPAVPPVVPPVIPPVVPPAPPTVTAVAPLHNATGVPVNNTLITAAFSEPMAAITGGASFTVTCAAPCVSPAGTVTLDSTNRVATFASPTDLTAATQYTATVTGATSLASGLALAAPYVWRFTTGITSDTTRPSVIYTVPVTTIPGPTANVAANTAITATFSEAMAPASITASGTFALTCAAPCVSPVSGVVTYDVGSKTAIFRPNAVLDNGTTYTGTITTAATDVAGNALAGNQAPLPAASNYVWQFTTTTPDTTPPTIVLENPADQATNVALNTPVNATFSEAMDPLTLTTANFSLQVSGPPIGTPLTGAVSYNPQTLVASFTPASDLLANTTYTATITGAKDLAGNALAPGSMPNPWTFTTGSGLAPGAVSLGSASTFGNLGGTAGTTNQGINTVINGDLGTTATTTTSVTGFHDALDIYTETGSNIGTVNGKIYTCTTSTTGPTAVTVNPTSCNIATQALSDAQTAYNKLTPAQLPGGLDLGTDQLGGLTLAPGIYQSALGSYQITGSNLVLDGQGNANAVWVFQMASTLTVGGPGLPMSVQLINGAQAKNVFWQVGSSATINAAGGGTMVGNILAYAGVAFSTAGNAALVTLNGRAVGLNASLTMTNTVINVPAP, encoded by the coding sequence ATGAAAAAATTTGAACGCTTTTACAAGCCATTGCCTTGGCTATCCGCCTTGGCGTTGACTGCGTTATTGGCCGGTTGTGGCGGCGGCGGGCAAGCGCCCATTTTAGGCGCCGGTGGTGCTGTGCAAGCGCCAGCGCCTGCTGTACCACCTGTCGTACCGCCTGTTATACCGCCGGTTGTACCGCCAGCGCCGCCCACCGTAACCGCTGTCGCCCCCCTCCACAACGCCACGGGTGTCCCGGTAAACAACACACTGATTACCGCTGCATTTAGTGAGCCCATGGCAGCCATCACCGGTGGCGCAAGTTTCACTGTTACCTGTGCCGCGCCTTGTGTTAGCCCCGCCGGTACAGTTACCCTCGATAGCACCAACCGGGTGGCAACGTTCGCATCACCCACCGATCTTACCGCCGCAACCCAATATACGGCCACGGTAACCGGGGCTACGAGTTTGGCCTCGGGTTTAGCTTTAGCAGCGCCTTATGTGTGGCGATTTACCACCGGGATCACGTCAGATACCACGCGCCCCAGCGTCATTTACACCGTACCGGTTACCACCATTCCGGGCCCAACCGCGAATGTTGCAGCGAACACGGCAATAACAGCTACTTTTTCAGAGGCGATGGCCCCCGCGTCGATCACAGCCAGCGGAACCTTTGCTTTAACCTGTGCCGCACCTTGTGTTTCCCCTGTATCGGGTGTTGTCACGTACGATGTCGGGAGCAAAACGGCGATTTTCCGCCCCAATGCGGTGCTTGACAATGGCACAACCTACACGGGAACCATCACCACGGCAGCAACCGATGTAGCCGGCAATGCTCTGGCGGGTAATCAAGCGCCCCTGCCGGCAGCCAGCAATTACGTTTGGCAATTTACGACCACCACACCCGATACCACACCGCCCACAATCGTGCTGGAAAACCCGGCTGATCAGGCCACTAATGTGGCTCTGAATACGCCGGTTAATGCCACATTTAGTGAGGCAATGGATCCGTTAACGCTGACGACGGCCAATTTCTCGCTCCAGGTGAGTGGCCCGCCGATCGGTACGCCGTTAACCGGCGCCGTGAGTTATAACCCGCAAACCCTGGTTGCCTCGTTCACCCCGGCCAGTGACTTGCTTGCCAACACAACCTACACGGCCACCATTACCGGTGCCAAAGATTTAGCCGGTAATGCACTGGCACCCGGCAGCATGCCTAATCCATGGACTTTCACCACCGGCAGCGGGCTTGCACCGGGCGCGGTTTCATTGGGTTCAGCCAGCACCTTTGGTAATTTGGGCGGCACGGCAGGCACCACTAATCAAGGTATCAATACCGTGATCAATGGGGATCTTGGCACGACGGCCACCACGACCACCTCTGTGACCGGGTTTCATGATGCGCTCGATATTTATACCGAAACCGGCTCAAATATCGGCACGGTTAACGGTAAGATTTATACCTGCACCACATCGACCACCGGCCCTACGGCTGTGACGGTTAACCCAACCTCATGCAACATTGCAACTCAAGCGCTTAGCGATGCGCAAACAGCCTACAACAAGCTAACCCCGGCCCAGCTGCCAGGTGGCCTTGATTTGGGTACAGATCAACTGGGCGGCTTAACTTTGGCACCGGGTATTTACCAGTCAGCACTGGGCTCCTACCAAATCACCGGCTCTAATCTCGTATTGGATGGCCAAGGCAATGCGAACGCGGTGTGGGTATTCCAGATGGCCAGCACATTGACCGTTGGCGGCCCCGGCTTACCCATGAGCGTTCAGCTGATTAACGGCGCGCAAGCTAAAAATGTGTTTTGGCAAGTGGGTAGCTCAGCCACCATTAATGCGGCAGGCGGCGGCACCATGGTGGGCAATATCTTGGCCTATGCCGGTGTTGCATTCTCCACGGCCGGGAATGCGGCCTTAGTGACGCTCAATGGCCGCGCGGTGGGATTAAATGCATCGCTCACCATGACCAATACCGTGATTAACGTCCCTGCGCCTTAA